In a single window of the Mucilaginibacter defluvii genome:
- the ilvN gene encoding acetolactate synthase small subunit yields the protein MTNTLNEDKKVLPAREDLGGVKQEFNITVYTENQIGLLNRIAIIFTRRKINIDSLNTSPSEVDSIHRFTIVINETEDVVRKLCRQIEKQVEVLKVYYHTNADVIWQEMALYKVSTNVIAEQVSVERLLRENGARAVVIRKDYTVFETTGHREETESLIKILQPYGLIEFVRSARVAIIKNSEGFNAKLREFERLEPGEEVIENEYLNQGQKVFTM from the coding sequence ATGACAAACACATTAAATGAAGATAAAAAAGTCCTCCCTGCCAGGGAGGATTTAGGTGGGGTTAAACAGGAATTCAACATAACGGTATATACCGAAAACCAAATTGGTCTTTTAAACCGAATTGCTATTATATTTACACGCCGTAAGATTAATATCGACAGCCTGAACACTTCGCCATCAGAGGTTGACAGCATACACCGCTTCACCATCGTGATAAACGAAACGGAAGATGTAGTACGTAAGTTATGCCGCCAGATTGAAAAACAGGTAGAAGTATTGAAAGTATACTATCATACCAATGCTGATGTGATTTGGCAGGAAATGGCGCTTTACAAGGTATCAACCAACGTAATTGCCGAGCAGGTAAGCGTTGAGCGTTTATTGCGCGAAAATGGTGCCCGCGCGGTGGTGATCCGTAAGGATTACACGGTGTTTGAAACCACCGGCCACCGTGAAGAGACCGAATCGCTTATAAAAATTCTTCAGCCTTACGGCCTGATCGAATTTGTACGCAGCGCCCGGGTAGCCATTATTAAGAACAGCGAAGGCTTTAACGCCAAACTACGCGAATTTGAAAGGCTTGAACCGGGTGAAGAAGTGATTGAGAATGAATATTTAAACCAGGGGCAGAAGGTGTTTACGATGTAA
- the ilvA gene encoding threonine ammonia-lyase IlvA — translation MSTETEHQLDFEQAYQRLDGVVNHTPLQYNAGLSAKYECEIYLKREDLQVVRSYKLRGAYNMISQLNAEQLSRGVVCASAGNHAQGVAFSCSRLGTKGVIFMPEITPKQKVKQTQMFGGDNVEIVLTGDTFDDCLREALAYTEANNMTFIPPFDTQRVIEGQGTVGVEILDKLPDVEAVIMPVGGGGLAAGVGTYLKQHNTDILLIGVEPEGAPSMVGAFANNEPVTLDEIDRFVDGAAVKRVGTLTYRICREVLDDMLLVPEGKVCTTILKLYNEDAIVVEPAGALSVAVLDLCKEQIKGKKVVCVISGGNNDIDRMAEIKEKSLLYEGLKHYFIVRFPQRPGALKLFVNNVLGPGDDITRFEFIKKTAKENGPALVGIELKSAEDYPALLQRMAAHRFDVIEINRDQTLFEYLV, via the coding sequence ATGAGTACTGAAACCGAACATCAGCTTGATTTTGAACAGGCCTACCAACGGCTTGACGGGGTGGTTAACCATACCCCCCTGCAATACAATGCCGGCCTGTCAGCAAAATACGAGTGCGAGATCTACCTCAAACGTGAAGATTTACAGGTAGTACGCTCCTACAAACTGCGCGGCGCTTATAACATGATCAGCCAGTTAAATGCCGAGCAGCTAAGCCGTGGCGTGGTTTGCGCCAGCGCGGGTAACCATGCCCAGGGTGTTGCCTTTTCATGCAGCAGGTTAGGTACCAAAGGCGTTATTTTTATGCCCGAGATCACCCCGAAACAAAAGGTGAAACAAACCCAGATGTTTGGCGGCGACAATGTTGAGATCGTACTTACCGGCGATACGTTTGACGATTGCCTGCGCGAAGCGTTAGCCTACACCGAAGCTAATAACATGACCTTTATTCCCCCTTTTGATACGCAACGGGTTATTGAGGGACAAGGAACTGTAGGTGTTGAGATACTGGATAAACTGCCCGATGTTGAGGCTGTAATAATGCCTGTTGGCGGCGGCGGGTTGGCTGCCGGTGTCGGTACCTATTTAAAGCAGCATAATACTGATATATTATTAATTGGTGTTGAGCCGGAAGGCGCGCCGTCAATGGTGGGTGCATTTGCGAATAACGAGCCTGTAACGCTCGATGAAATTGACCGCTTTGTTGACGGCGCCGCGGTAAAACGTGTGGGAACGCTAACTTACCGGATATGCCGCGAGGTACTGGATGATATGCTGCTGGTACCCGAAGGCAAGGTATGTACCACCATCCTGAAATTATATAATGAGGATGCTATTGTGGTGGAGCCTGCCGGCGCCCTGTCTGTTGCCGTGCTTGACCTTTGTAAGGAGCAGATAAAAGGCAAAAAAGTAGTGTGCGTTATCAGCGGCGGTAACAATGATATTGACCGCATGGCCGAGATCAAGGAGAAATCATTGTTGTACGAAGGACTGAAACATTACTTCATTGTTCGCTTTCCGCAACGCCCTGGCGCTCTTAAACTGTTTGTGAACAATGTGCTTGGCCCCGGTGATGATATTACCCGTTTCGAGTTCATCAAAAAAACCGCTAAGGAGAACGGTCCGGCACTGGTAGGTATCGAGCTAAAATCGGCCGAAGACTACCCTGCCCTGCTACAACGCATGGCTGCCCACCGCTTTGATGTTATCGAGATAAACCGCGATCAAACTTTATTTGAGTACCTGGTATAA
- a CDS encoding methyltransferase domain-containing protein: MKWNAELYDQKHAFVFQYGENVLELLNAQPGEHILDLGCGTGYLTQQLHDLGAIVKGTDSSAEMIRQAKANYPDVDFAVEDATKFKATEKYDAVFSNAVLHWIKNADAMMDCVYKSLKPGGRFVAEMGGKGNVQHLIAATKQVLEQHGYHRQAKSEIWYFPSLGEYTSKLEAHGFRVSFAAHFDRKTPLQDGDQGVAKWITMFAPLYLVGVPEHEKQQMLQEVTALLEPHYNEGGQWYADYKRLRFIAVKES; the protein is encoded by the coding sequence ATGAAATGGAACGCTGAATTATACGACCAAAAACATGCCTTTGTATTTCAATACGGGGAGAATGTGTTGGAGTTACTGAACGCCCAACCCGGTGAGCATATACTCGACCTGGGCTGCGGTACCGGCTACCTTACACAGCAACTGCATGATTTAGGCGCTATAGTTAAAGGCACAGATAGCTCTGCAGAAATGATCCGCCAGGCTAAAGCCAATTACCCGGATGTTGATTTCGCAGTTGAAGATGCCACTAAATTTAAGGCGACCGAAAAGTATGATGCCGTTTTTAGCAATGCTGTTTTGCACTGGATAAAAAATGCCGATGCTATGATGGATTGTGTATACAAAAGCCTTAAACCCGGCGGTCGTTTTGTAGCCGAAATGGGTGGCAAAGGCAACGTACAACACCTGATAGCCGCTACCAAACAGGTATTGGAGCAGCACGGATATCATCGGCAGGCAAAAAGCGAAATATGGTATTTTCCATCATTGGGCGAATACACATCAAAACTGGAAGCACATGGTTTCAGGGTATCGTTCGCGGCGCACTTTGACCGCAAGACACCATTGCAGGATGGCGATCAGGGCGTAGCCAAATGGATCACCATGTTTGCGCCGCTGTATTTAGTGGGCGTGCCTGAACATGAAAAACAACAAATGTTGCAGGAAGTTACCGCCCTGCTTGAACCGCACTACAACGAAGGCGGGCAATGGTATGCTGACTATAAGCGCTTAAGGTTTATAGCAGTTAAAGAAAGTTAA
- a CDS encoding 2-isopropylmalate synthase, whose translation MLHDPNRVYIFDTTLRDGEQVPGCQLTTPEKIEIARELEALGVDVIEAGFPISSPGDFQSVVEISKAVKEPTVCALTRANKGDIDAAVESLKYAKRPRIHTGIGSSDMHIKHKFNSTREEILERAVDAVKYAKKFVEDIEFYAEDAGRADIEYLAKMVEAVIGAGATVVNIPDTNGYCLPDQYGSKIRFLKENVRNIDQAIISVHCHNDLGLATANSIAGLQNGARQIEGTINGIGERAGNTSIEEVVMILKTHQTLGLHTNINSTKFYEMSRMVSTQMRMPVQPNKAIVGANAFAHSSGIHQDGFLKMRENYEIIRPEDVGFPSASIVLTARSGRHALKFHLERLGFQLNKEELAETYQRFLTLADSKLDINDTDLQGLMAYRLVK comes from the coding sequence ATGTTACACGATCCCAACCGAGTCTACATCTTTGATACCACGCTGCGCGATGGCGAGCAGGTACCGGGTTGCCAGTTAACAACCCCTGAGAAAATTGAGATAGCACGCGAACTGGAAGCGCTCGGCGTGGACGTTATTGAAGCGGGCTTCCCTATCTCAAGCCCAGGCGATTTTCAAAGCGTTGTTGAAATATCAAAAGCCGTAAAAGAACCTACCGTTTGCGCTTTAACACGCGCTAACAAAGGTGATATTGATGCCGCTGTCGAGTCGCTTAAATATGCCAAACGCCCGCGTATACATACCGGTATCGGCTCGAGCGATATGCACATCAAGCACAAATTTAACAGCACCCGTGAGGAGATATTAGAGCGCGCTGTTGATGCCGTTAAATACGCCAAAAAGTTTGTTGAGGATATTGAGTTTTACGCCGAGGATGCCGGTCGTGCCGATATTGAGTACCTGGCCAAAATGGTTGAAGCCGTTATTGGCGCCGGTGCAACGGTAGTAAACATCCCCGATACTAATGGCTATTGTCTGCCCGATCAGTACGGCAGCAAGATCCGTTTCCTGAAAGAGAATGTACGCAATATCGATCAGGCCATTATATCGGTACATTGCCATAACGACTTGGGTTTGGCCACCGCCAACTCTATTGCCGGGTTACAAAACGGTGCCCGCCAGATTGAAGGCACCATTAATGGTATCGGCGAACGTGCAGGAAACACCTCTATTGAGGAAGTGGTAATGATCCTGAAAACGCATCAAACCCTTGGCCTGCATACCAATATCAACAGTACCAAGTTTTACGAGATGAGCCGCATGGTGAGCACCCAAATGCGTATGCCCGTTCAGCCGAATAAGGCTATCGTTGGGGCTAATGCTTTTGCACACAGCTCGGGCATACACCAGGATGGTTTCTTGAAAATGCGTGAGAATTACGAGATCATCCGTCCGGAAGATGTAGGTTTCCCGAGCGCGAGCATTGTGCTGACGGCCCGCAGCGGCCGCCATGCGTTGAAATTTCACCTGGAGCGCTTGGGCTTCCAGCTTAATAAAGAAGAACTGGCTGAAACTTACCAACGTTTTTTAACGCTGGCGGATAGCAAACTGGATATAAACGATACCGATCTGCAAGGTTTGATGGCTTATCGCTTAGTAAAATAA
- the leuD gene encoding 3-isopropylmalate dehydratase small subunit, protein MTKIFKHIQTTVVPLPIENIDTDQIIPARFLKATTREGFGNNLFRDWRFDENDQPKADFVLNHPTYSGKVLVAGKNFGCGSSREHAAWAISDYGFDAVVSSFFADIFKGNALNNGLLPVQVSDDFLKKIFDAVFADHTTVVDIDLENQVIKISTTGEQESFEINPYKKACLINGYDDIDYILSNRAAVEEFEKAPNP, encoded by the coding sequence ATGACAAAAATATTCAAACATATACAAACCACCGTGGTGCCTCTGCCTATCGAGAATATTGATACAGATCAGATCATTCCCGCGCGTTTTTTGAAGGCCACTACCCGTGAGGGCTTCGGCAATAACCTTTTCCGCGATTGGCGCTTTGACGAGAACGATCAGCCAAAAGCCGATTTCGTATTAAACCACCCCACCTACAGCGGTAAGGTGCTGGTAGCTGGCAAAAACTTTGGTTGCGGCAGTAGTCGTGAACATGCGGCCTGGGCCATATCTGATTATGGTTTTGATGCCGTGGTAAGCAGCTTTTTTGCCGACATATTTAAGGGCAATGCCCTTAACAATGGCTTGCTGCCGGTACAGGTGAGCGACGATTTCCTGAAAAAGATTTTCGATGCGGTATTTGCCGATCATACTACCGTTGTAGACATTGACCTTGAAAACCAGGTGATCAAAATCTCAACAACTGGCGAACAAGAAAGCTTCGAGATCAATCCGTATAAAAAAGCCTGTTTAATAAACGGGTACGATGATATTGATTACATACTGAGCAACAGGGCAGCGGTAGAGGAATTTGAAAAGGCCCCTAATCCCTAA
- the leuB gene encoding 3-isopropylmalate dehydrogenase codes for MKKHILVIPGDGIGPEVTTWGKAVLEKVGAAGGHEFTFDEALMGHAAIEATGNPLPDETLEKAKASDAILFGAIGHIKYDNDPSAKVRPEQGLLKIRKELGLYANLRPIMLFDELLDASSLKPEILRGTDILFFRELTGDVYFGEKKRSEDRNTASDLMIYHRYEVERIATKAYEAARARGKRLCSVDKANVLEASRLWREVVQEVAKNYPDVETEHMFIDNAAMQLVKNPKKFDVVLTANLFGDILTDEASQIAGSMGMLASASVGDGTGFFEPIHGSAHDIAGQDKANPLASILSVALMFEISFGLKEEAKKITDAIDKVLKDGYRTGDIADANTDKAKILGTTAMGQKVLEYL; via the coding sequence ATGAAAAAACACATTTTAGTAATACCAGGCGACGGCATCGGGCCGGAGGTTACTACCTGGGGTAAGGCGGTACTGGAAAAGGTTGGCGCGGCAGGCGGACATGAATTTACGTTTGACGAGGCGCTGATGGGTCATGCAGCCATTGAGGCAACCGGTAACCCGCTGCCTGATGAAACTCTGGAAAAAGCAAAAGCCAGTGATGCCATCCTTTTTGGTGCCATCGGCCATATAAAATACGATAACGATCCATCGGCGAAGGTTCGCCCGGAGCAGGGATTGTTAAAGATACGCAAGGAACTTGGCCTGTATGCCAACCTGCGCCCCATCATGCTGTTTGATGAGTTGCTGGATGCATCAAGCCTGAAGCCTGAAATTCTAAGGGGAACGGATATTCTGTTCTTCCGCGAACTGACAGGCGATGTTTACTTTGGCGAGAAGAAACGCAGCGAAGACCGCAACACAGCTTCTGATCTAATGATCTATCATCGTTATGAGGTTGAGCGCATTGCAACAAAGGCATATGAAGCTGCCCGCGCGCGTGGCAAACGCCTGTGCTCGGTTGATAAGGCTAACGTATTGGAGGCATCGCGCCTGTGGCGTGAGGTTGTGCAGGAAGTAGCCAAAAACTACCCTGACGTTGAAACCGAACACATGTTTATTGATAACGCCGCCATGCAACTGGTTAAAAACCCTAAAAAGTTTGATGTGGTGCTTACCGCCAACCTTTTTGGTGATATCCTGACCGATGAGGCTTCGCAGATCGCGGGCTCAATGGGTATGCTTGCTTCTGCCTCGGTAGGTGATGGCACCGGCTTTTTTGAGCCTATCCACGGTTCGGCGCATGATATTGCCGGGCAGGATAAAGCCAACCCGCTGGCTTCTATCCTATCCGTAGCGCTGATGTTCGAGATCAGCTTCGGCCTGAAAGAGGAAGCTAAAAAGATAACCGACGCTATCGACAAAGTACTAAAAGACGGCTACCGCACCGGCGACATTGCCGATGCCAACACCGACAAAGCCAAAATATTAGGCACCACCGCCATGGGCCAAAAAGTACTGGAATATTTGTAA
- the leuC gene encoding 3-isopropylmalate dehydratase large subunit — translation MAKTLFDKIWDAHVVSSKEGFPDILYIDTHFIHEVTSPQAFDGLRQRGLPVFRPKQTVATADHNVPTWDQHLPIKEELSRYQVDMLTKNCAEFGVELYGLGHPYQGIVHVIGPELGITRPGSTYVCGDSHTSTHGAFGSIAFGIGTSQVEQVLATQCLLQSRPKRMKIEVNGTLQKGVGAKDIILYIISKISAAGGTGYFVEYAGDTIRSLSMEGRMTICNMSIEMGARGGLIAPDQTTIDYVKGREFAPKGEEWDKAVAYWETLYSDDDAEFDSVLTFNAEDIEPMITYGTNPGMGIGVTQQVPATEDFEAKEQGSYKKALDYMGLHDNEQLLGKPIDYVFIGSCTNSRIEDLRQVAAFVKGKHKAENVTVWVVPGSKQVEQQAIAEGLDKIFESAGFPLREPGCSACLGMNEDKIPAGKYCVSTSNRNFEGRQGPNSRTLLASPLTAAAAAITGRVTDIREMLNEEELVG, via the coding sequence ATGGCAAAGACATTATTTGATAAGATTTGGGATGCCCACGTTGTTAGCAGCAAGGAGGGATTTCCGGATATTTTGTACATCGATACACACTTTATCCACGAGGTTACCAGTCCGCAGGCTTTTGACGGATTGCGCCAGCGTGGATTACCTGTTTTCAGGCCGAAGCAAACCGTTGCCACGGCCGATCACAACGTACCTACCTGGGATCAGCACCTGCCTATCAAGGAGGAGCTATCGCGTTACCAGGTGGATATGCTTACAAAAAACTGCGCCGAATTTGGCGTTGAACTTTATGGCCTCGGCCACCCATACCAGGGCATAGTGCACGTAATAGGCCCAGAGCTGGGCATAACCCGCCCCGGCAGCACTTATGTTTGCGGCGACAGCCATACCTCTACCCACGGCGCCTTCGGGTCGATAGCGTTTGGTATTGGCACATCACAGGTTGAGCAGGTACTGGCCACCCAGTGCTTACTGCAATCGCGCCCTAAACGCATGAAAATTGAAGTTAACGGCACCCTGCAAAAAGGCGTGGGTGCAAAAGATATAATACTATACATCATCAGCAAAATATCGGCCGCAGGCGGTACCGGTTACTTTGTTGAATATGCCGGTGATACCATCCGTTCGCTGAGCATGGAAGGCCGCATGACCATCTGCAATATGAGCATCGAAATGGGTGCCCGCGGTGGTTTAATAGCGCCCGACCAAACCACTATCGACTATGTAAAAGGTCGTGAATTTGCCCCTAAAGGCGAAGAATGGGATAAAGCCGTAGCCTATTGGGAAACACTTTACTCTGACGACGATGCCGAGTTTGATTCGGTATTAACCTTTAATGCCGAAGATATTGAGCCGATGATCACCTACGGTACTAATCCGGGTATGGGCATCGGTGTTACACAACAGGTACCCGCTACGGAGGATTTTGAGGCTAAGGAACAAGGCTCATACAAAAAAGCCCTTGATTATATGGGCCTGCACGATAATGAGCAGTTGTTAGGCAAACCGATCGACTATGTATTCATTGGTAGTTGTACCAACTCCCGTATTGAGGATCTGCGCCAGGTGGCCGCCTTTGTAAAAGGCAAACACAAGGCCGAGAATGTTACGGTTTGGGTAGTACCCGGCTCAAAACAAGTAGAACAACAAGCCATAGCCGAAGGCTTGGACAAGATATTTGAATCAGCAGGCTTCCCGCTGCGCGAACCGGGTTGCAGCGCATGTTTAGGCATGAACGAGGACAAGATACCGGCAGGTAAATACTGCGTATCAACCTCAAACCGCAACTTTGAAGGCCGCCAGGGACCAAACTCCCGCACCTTGTTAGCCAGCCCGCTAACCGCTGCTGCTGCAGCTATTACCGGTAGAGTTACTGATATTAGAGAAATGCTGAACGAGGAGGAATTAGTCGGTTAA
- the ilvC gene encoding ketol-acid reductoisomerase: MAKLNFGGTEENVVTREEFPLSKAQDVLKNETVAVIGYGVQGPGQALNQKDNGINVIVGQRKNSKTWDKAIADGFVPGETLFEIEEALEKGTIICYLLSDAAQIELWPTVKKHLTPGKALYFSHGFGITFNEQTGIVPPADVDVFLVAPKGSGTSLRRMFLQGRGLNSSFAIFQDATGKAWERVIALGIAVGSGYLFETDFKKEVFSDLTGERGTLMGCIQGIFAAQYDVLRSNGHTPSEAFNETVEELTQSLMPLVAENGMDWMYANCSTTAQRGALDWWKKFRDATKPVFEELYNSVATGKESQRSIDSNSQPDYREKLNAELAELRDSELWQAGKTVRSLRPENQAVEA, translated from the coding sequence ATGGCAAAATTAAATTTCGGCGGTACTGAAGAAAATGTAGTTACCCGCGAGGAGTTCCCTTTATCAAAAGCGCAGGACGTACTTAAAAACGAAACTGTAGCCGTTATTGGTTACGGTGTTCAAGGTCCGGGCCAGGCTTTAAACCAAAAAGACAATGGCATTAACGTAATTGTTGGTCAGCGTAAAAACTCTAAAACCTGGGATAAAGCGATTGCTGATGGCTTTGTACCCGGCGAAACTCTTTTTGAAATTGAAGAAGCCCTTGAAAAAGGTACCATTATTTGCTACCTGCTTAGCGACGCTGCGCAGATCGAGCTTTGGCCAACTGTTAAAAAACACTTAACTCCGGGTAAGGCATTATATTTCTCTCACGGTTTCGGTATCACTTTTAATGAGCAAACCGGCATTGTTCCTCCGGCTGATGTTGACGTATTCCTGGTTGCCCCTAAAGGTTCAGGTACTTCACTGCGCCGTATGTTTTTGCAAGGCCGTGGCTTAAATTCAAGCTTCGCTATCTTCCAGGATGCTACCGGTAAAGCATGGGAGCGTGTTATTGCACTGGGTATCGCTGTAGGTAGCGGTTACCTGTTTGAAACTGATTTCAAGAAAGAAGTATTCAGCGACCTTACCGGCGAGCGTGGTACTTTGATGGGTTGTATCCAAGGCATCTTCGCCGCACAATACGATGTATTGCGCAGCAATGGCCACACACCATCTGAGGCATTTAACGAAACTGTTGAGGAGCTGACCCAATCATTAATGCCTTTAGTTGCTGAAAACGGCATGGACTGGATGTACGCCAACTGCTCAACCACTGCACAACGCGGCGCGCTTGACTGGTGGAAAAAATTCCGTGACGCTACTAAACCGGTGTTTGAAGAATTATACAACAGCGTTGCTACCGGCAAAGAGTCACAACGTTCTATCGACTCAAACAGCCAGCCTGATTACCGTGAAAAACTTAACGCCGAACTTGCTGAACTACGTGACAGCGAATTATGGCAGGCAGGTAAAACTGTACGCAGCCTTCGCCCCGAGAACCAGGCGGTAGAAGCGTAA
- the namA gene encoding NADPH dehydrogenase NamA, which translates to MSTLFSPITIKEVTLRNRIAVSPMCEYSSTDGFANNWHLVHLGSRAIGGAGLLITEATAVSPEGRISPADLGIWKDEHIEKLKEITNFIHEQGAVAGIQLAHAGRKASHQKPWEGGKLIPSDQPNGWPTVAPSALPFAEGTEAPAELDKAGIEKVKADFKAAASRAVAAGFKVVEIHAAHGYLLHQFYSPLSNHRTDEYGGSFENRIRLVLEVVEAVKEVWPASLPLFVRISATDWTEGGWTIEDSVELAKKLKEAGVDMIDTSTGGNVPRASIPVKPGYQVEFAETIKKDTGILTGAVGMITEPEQANAIIASSQADIVLLARELLRDPHFPLRAAHELGQEIQWPVQYERAKWS; encoded by the coding sequence ATGAGCACGCTTTTTTCACCTATAACTATAAAAGAGGTTACCCTGCGTAACCGCATTGCCGTATCGCCAATGTGCGAGTATTCGAGTACTGATGGCTTCGCAAATAACTGGCACCTGGTACACCTGGGCAGCCGTGCTATTGGCGGCGCAGGCTTGCTGATCACCGAGGCCACGGCCGTATCACCCGAAGGCCGTATATCTCCTGCCGACCTGGGTATCTGGAAGGATGAACACATTGAAAAACTAAAAGAGATCACCAATTTTATACATGAGCAAGGTGCGGTGGCGGGCATACAACTGGCCCACGCGGGCCGTAAAGCCAGCCATCAAAAACCGTGGGAAGGCGGTAAACTTATCCCGTCTGACCAGCCTAACGGCTGGCCAACCGTAGCGCCCAGTGCACTGCCTTTTGCAGAAGGCACCGAAGCTCCGGCTGAACTGGATAAAGCAGGCATCGAAAAAGTAAAGGCTGATTTTAAAGCCGCCGCTTCGAGGGCCGTAGCAGCAGGTTTTAAAGTAGTTGAGATACATGCCGCACACGGTTATTTATTGCACCAGTTTTATTCGCCGTTAAGTAATCACCGTACCGATGAATATGGCGGCAGTTTTGAAAATCGCATACGCTTGGTACTTGAAGTGGTTGAGGCTGTTAAGGAGGTTTGGCCTGCCAGCCTGCCCTTGTTTGTACGCATTTCGGCTACCGACTGGACTGAAGGCGGCTGGACTATTGAAGATTCCGTTGAGCTGGCCAAAAAGCTGAAAGAAGCCGGTGTCGACATGATCGATACCTCAACCGGCGGTAACGTGCCGCGCGCGTCCATTCCCGTAAAACCGGGCTACCAGGTGGAGTTTGCCGAAACCATTAAGAAAGACACCGGCATACTTACCGGCGCAGTAGGTATGATTACCGAACCGGAGCAGGCTAATGCCATTATCGCAAGCAGTCAGGCTGATATCGTACTATTAGCCCGTGAATTATTACGCGACCCGCATTTCCCCCTACGTGCCGCCCACGAACTTGGCCAGGAAATACAGTGGCCGGTGCAGTATGAGCGCGCGAAGTGGAGTTGA
- a CDS encoding OsmC family peroxiredoxin, translating into MKRTATAHWAGNLKEGKGELSTQSTTLSQTQYSFKTRFESGVGTNPEELLAAAHAGCFTMAVSATLTQQGITAGDLNTEAILELDMAKLEVTAIHLELKASVIDGVSEEQFKEVAEGAKANCIISKALSVPISLNVTYA; encoded by the coding sequence ATGAAACGTACAGCAACCGCCCACTGGGCCGGAAATTTAAAAGAAGGCAAAGGCGAATTAAGCACGCAAAGCACCACCCTTAGCCAAACGCAATATTCATTTAAAACCCGTTTTGAAAGTGGCGTGGGTACCAACCCTGAGGAGCTTTTAGCTGCCGCTCATGCAGGCTGCTTCACTATGGCAGTTAGCGCTACGTTAACTCAGCAGGGCATCACTGCCGGTGATTTGAACACTGAAGCCATCCTTGAGCTGGACATGGCTAAACTTGAAGTTACCGCCATCCACCTGGAACTGAAAGCATCTGTTATTGATGGCGTATCTGAAGAGCAATTTAAAGAAGTTGCCGAAGGCGCTAAAGCAAACTGTATCATATCAAAAGCTTTGAGCGTGCCTATCAGCCTGAATGTAACCTACGCGTAA
- a CDS encoding DUF4230 domain-containing protein: protein MSSTRSRVSLSLIILLVIVGFLAFLFFYIKRQFTETKTEVSQVVMVQKITSMGKLELVKYAMKDIVEKKEVHTFLPDEKVLFLAVGEVTACIDLTKVKQEDITQNKDSVIVVLPQPEICYAKLDHQQSKVYDITGAWFPSNARDMVEDVYKIAEKKILEESKKMNITGKARDNAQLIFKPLLESISGKKVVLKFK, encoded by the coding sequence ATGTCAAGTACCCGCAGTCGTGTGTCCCTCAGCCTGATTATCCTTTTAGTGATCGTTGGCTTTTTGGCTTTCCTTTTCTTTTACATTAAGCGCCAGTTTACCGAAACTAAAACCGAGGTAAGCCAGGTAGTAATGGTGCAAAAAATAACCAGCATGGGCAAGCTGGAACTGGTTAAATATGCCATGAAAGATATTGTAGAGAAGAAGGAAGTACATACCTTTTTGCCCGATGAAAAAGTATTGTTTTTGGCCGTTGGCGAGGTTACCGCCTGTATTGACCTAACCAAGGTTAAGCAGGAAGACATTACCCAAAATAAAGACAGCGTTATTGTTGTTCTGCCGCAGCCCGAAATCTGTTACGCCAAGCTCGATCATCAGCAATCAAAGGTGTATGACATTACTGGTGCCTGGTTCCCGAGCAATGCGCGGGATATGGTGGAGGATGTTTACAAGATAGCCGAGAAAAAGATACTTGAAGAAAGCAAGAAGATGAACATTACCGGCAAAGCGCGCGACAATGCCCAGCTTATATTTAAACCCCTGCTCGAAAGTATTTCCGGCAAAAAGGTTGTGCTCAAATTCAAGTAA